The Salegentibacter sp. Hel_I_6 region AAGATAAGCTTCAGGATCCTTTTTATCAAAAATTGTTCTAAGAATACTTACAAAAACTTTAGATCTTGAATTAGCTTCCGAATTCACATAGCCATCATAATAGTTTTTACTGAGATTATCTAAAAAACCCTGTAACCTACTCGCCATTTTTTGCCTGGCCCCATTTAATTTTTCTTCATTCTCTTGGAGACCTTCAACCTGTGCAGCCCACCAACCAATATTTTCAAAATTTGAGGTCACAACATCATTTTCCATATAATAAAGAAATTCCTCCTGTTTCGCTTCTTCAGCTGAAACTACGTTTCGATATTCTCTTCGTTGTTCCCTAAATGCTTTATTTCTTCTAATATTTTTAATCTGGTCCCTTAAATCTACGTCAAAACCAAGATCATCATACTTATCTTCTATTTGTTTCAATTTTTCAAAAGCCTGGTAATAATTACGCTTACGTCTCAAAACTTCGGCGTATTCCACTTCGACGTCAAAAAGTTCTTTAACGAGGTCCAAATCTTTAGGCCTTTTATTTTCCCTAATAGCATTTAATGTAAATCCAGCAACTGCATTTTGAATCATATCTGCATTAGGCCATTCAACGTCCTTATCACAGGAATAGAAATTCATTTCGGTTGGATAATTTTTACTATCTAGATAATCATTTATCTGTTCAAGAATAAACATAGAATTATTACTATCGCAGGCTATGGCGCTAAACATAAATTTATTATTAGCATTCAAATACTCTGTATTCATCCAGGCATTTTCTACGGCCAGAACGCCAGCAATATTATTATAAATTAAAGGTAGTGCAGCAGCCAATTGCCCACCTTCTGAAAGCCCAGCAACATAAACCTGTTTTTTATCTATGGAAAGCATTCCATCTACCTGATTAATAAATGGGGCAACTTTTTCAATATTATTCTTTAAAGAATCTTGCTGTAAATCTAAGTTGAAAGCAGCAATTATATAAGACTGTTGTTCTGCTACTGTTCTGAAAAGTTGGGTACTTGCTCTACCTCTACCTTTAGCATCAAAAACGAAAATTACAGGAAATTCTTTTTCTTCATTAAAATCCTGGGGTAGGTATAAAGCAAAAGAAGCTGAGGTAGAATCGGCAGTTGGAATAGAATCAACAATTCTACCCACCGGAATTTCCATCTCTTGGGAAATTACTATTTGGGGGATAAAAACTAAAAATAAAAGAATAAAAGATATATTTCTCATCATAATGCTAATTATTATTATAAATATAAGGATAGATATCAAAGATCGTGCATAAAAAAACCCTCATCAAAAGATGAAGGTTTCAATAAACATATAAATGGTAGATTTATTTCTTTACTCGTTGCAATCTAAGCTTATCGCTTTTAAAGATAAGACGCGCTAATAGTGAGACTATTAACAGTACTGCGAAGATCAAAAATAACACTCTCACAACTTCAATTCCGGCAAAATTTAATCCAGTAAATCCTACCGCACCCGTTAACGCTGCTACAATTAAGTATAATGTACTATATTTTCTCATAATGCAATTTCTTTTAGGTAAATGTACACACAGGATAGTCGTATTATTATTAAAAAAATTACAATTTGCTATACTTTAACTAAAAAATAATTTGAATTTAGTCATTCGTTAAAAACAGCTGAAAAAAGCTCTGCTTTTAACAGATATAAATAGCAACTTTAAAATTATACCTGATTTTTCTTTGAAATAAATTTAAATACTTAAAATAGCTTTCTTCTATTTCTATCTATTGGTGCGAATTCTACCACCTGGGACAGCACAATATGGGTTTTGGTTTCACCATAGGTAATGAGTTTATCTATAAATTCCTCTAAATGGGATTGATCCCGAAGAACAACTTCCATAATAATATTTTCATTTCCAGTAATTCGATAGCAATTATTCACCTCTTTAAATTCTTTTACTTTTTCCAAAAAAGGTTTTAATCTACCCATAAAAGCCCTAAGTGTAATTATTGCCTTTAACTGATGGCCAGTTTTATGATAAGAGATTTGCGTTTTATATCCTTTAATAATACCGGCATCCTCCATTTTTTTAACTCTTTCAGCTACTGCTGGAGAACTTAATCCAATTTCACGACCAATTTTAGCAAAAGAGTAACGGGCATTTTGTTGTAATCTAGTTAAGATTGCCCAACTTAAATCGTCTACTTGCATATTAAAGTTTTAATTATATATACCTTATTATTAAACGCAAAATCTATCATTTACTTTAAAAAGCAAAGATAAGCTATTTTATTTCTTATTAATTTTATAGGAAATTAATATTAATGTCACAGGCTTTTTTCCATAATAATTATCAAAATCCGGTTTATTTTAAAGCATTGGAAATATTTAAGCTGTCCAGGGCTATGGCTGTGCATTTCACTGAAGATAAACATGTTCTTGAAATGGGTATTTCTTCAAGTTCAAAAGATAGATTTGCCGGAGACCTTGTAACCGAATCCCTCCAGCTTGCGCCAGGTGTAGCTTCGGTTGCTACCGCAAAAAGCATCGGTTCGCGCCTGGAACGTATTCGGAATATTAGAAGGTCAAGTAAAAGCCTGAAGTCACTTTGCAGAAGCCTGGAATTCTCAGGTGTTAAAGAAAGTGAGTTTTTAAACCTACTTAGAAAAGAAATCCAAATTTTTGACAGGATGGTTAGCGATTGGATTCAGCAGATTCGGAAAGCTTAAAAAATTTTCAAGAATTTATTTTCCTAAAAAAAAGCGAGTTTCACACCTTCTATAAGCATATTAGTTCCAATAATTGCTATAATTAGCCCCATTATCTTTTCGATCACAATAATCTTATTTTGGCCTATAAACCGAACTAAATATTCACTGGAAATAAAAGCGAGGTGATTTAAAAACATAATTAAACCAAACATAGCTACAATAATTCCCATATCCATATAGCTGGCCGTGGTAGTATAGTTTACTGCAGTTACTATTGTTCCTGGACCAGCAAGAATTGGAATAGCCAGCGGAGAAATGGAAATTCCTTCATTAAAATCTACTTCAGTCTGGTTATCAATACTGGATTGTTGTGCCCTTATCATTTCAAAGCCCACGAAAAACACCAAAATTCCACCTGTGATTTTAAAGGCAGGGATGGTTAATCCAAAAAGTTGGAAGATATATTTACCCAATAACACAAATCCTGTTACGATAACAAAAGCCGTGAAAGTCGCTTTTTTAGAAATAAAACGCTTTCTTTTTCCATCGGCCTGTTTGGTTAAGCTAAGGAAGATTGGAATATTCCCCACAGGATTATTAATCGCGAAAAATGCGGTAAACGCACCTATGGCATATAACCAGATATTTTCCATAGATTTATATTTTTGGTACTTACGAAGTTACGGGTTGAAATTAAGAAGCAGCAAAATTAATCTGAAATTTTAGCCCCACCCAATAAAAAGGAAAAAAGTTTTAAAGCACCTTAGAACTTAATAATTAACGTATCGCTTTTTTAGAAAATTGAGGACATTTTCAGTTATGGTTTATCTTATTATAGCATTGAATTCTTAAATTAAAAATTGTTTTGAAATGAAAAATCCCAATGAGGCTTTCGCCCATTGGGATGATTTATTAATAACTATAAAAGCCGTGATTCGCTAAGCTCATCACTTCTTTTTCGCAAAAATATTTTCAAAACATTTTTAGGTCTATAGATCCCGATTCGCTGTGCTCATCGGGATAAGCGATTCGCACACATCCCCAGGCTTTTCGCCTGGAAATGTGGCTCTCTGCTTACATATTTCTTCTATACTGCCCGCCTACCTCAAACATAGCCTGGGTAATTTGCCCCAGGGAGCAAACTTTGGTGGCTTCCATTAATTCTTTAAAAATATTCTCATTTTTAATAGAGGCCTCTTTAATTTTTTCTAAAGCTGCTTCAGCTGAATCTTCTTTGGCTTTGTGAAGTGTACTCAAAGTTTTAAGTTGATGCTGCTTCTCTTCTTCTGTAGCTCTAATTACTTCTCCTGGAGTCACAGTTGGCGAACCGGTAGAACTTAAGAACGTATTTACACCAATTATTGGATAATCGCCATTATGCTTTAAAGTTTCATAATGCAGACTTTCTTCCTGAATCTTCCCACGTTGGTACATCGTTTCCATTGCACCAAGAACTCCTCCTCTTTCGGTAATTCGATCAAATTCGGTTAAAACAGCTTCTTCGACGAGATCGGTTAATTCTTCAATAATAAATGATCCCTGGATTGGATTCTCGTTTTTAGCAAGTCCTAGTTCTTTATTGATAATTAACTGAATAGCCATCGCTCTTCTTACCGAAGCTTCGGTTGGCGTGGTAATCGCTTCATCATACGCGTTGGTATGCAGCGAATTACAGTTATCGTAAATCGCATAAAGTGCCTGAAGCGTAGTTCTAATATCGTTAAAATCTATTTCCTGGGCGTGCAGCGATCTACCTGAAGTTTGAATATGATATTTCAACATTTGCGCCCTTGGGTTTGCACCGTATTTATGCTTCAAAGCTTTAGACCAAATTTTACGCGCTACCCTACCTATTACCGCATATTCCGGATCTATTCCGTTAGAAAAGAAAAACGAAAGATTTGGCCCGAATTTATTGATATCCATTCCCCTGCTTAAATAATATTCCACATAAGTGAAACCATTGGCCAGGGTAAATGCTAACTGTGTAATTGGATTTGCACCTGCTTCAGCAATATGATATCCTGAAATTGAAACCGAATAGAAGTTTCTTACTTTTTCTTTAATAAAATGTTCCTGAACATCACCCATTAAACGCAAAGCGAATTCCGTAGAAAAGATACAGGTATTTTGTGCCTGGTCTTCTTTTAAAATATCAGCCTGCACGGTTCCGCGGACCACGCTAATAGTTTTTTCTTTGATATCTTCATAAACTTCTGCCGGTAAAACTTGGTCTCCGGTAAGTCCTAAAAGCATTAATCCAAGTCCGTTGTTTCCTTCCGGCAAATCCCCTCGATAAACGGGACGGTCTAGATCACGATCATCATAAAGTTCTTTATATTTCGCCTCAACTTTATCCTCCAGGCCGTTTTCTTTAATGTATTTCTCACATTGCTGATCTATAGCCGCATTCATAAAGAAACCAAGCAACATAGGCGCCGGTCCATTTATCGTCATACTTACCGATGTCATAGCATCTGCAAGATCAAACCCTGAATAGAGCTTTTTAGCATCATCCAAACAGCAAATAGAAACCCCGGAATTTCCAATTTTCCCATAAATATCGGGACGTTCATCTGGATCGTTTCCATAAAGCGTTACCGAATCAAAAGCGGTTGAAAGTCTTTTTGCGGGTAAGCCCATACTTACATAATGAAATCGGCGGTTGGTTCGCTCTGGCCCACCTTCACCGGCAAACATTCTTGTAGGATCTTCACCCTGTCTCTTAAACGGATAAAGACCTGCGGTATATGGAAATTCTCCCGGAACATTTTCCTGAAGACACCATTTTAATATATCGCCCCAGGCTTTATATTTTGGAAGCGAAACTTTTGGAATTTGTGTATGGGAAAGCGACTCGGTATGTGTATCTATTTTTATCTCTTTATCGCGAACTTTAAAGGAATAAACAGGCTCTACATATTTATTTACTTTTTCCTGCCAGCTCTGGATCACTTCCCAATTGTAAGGATCTAAATCCATTTTTACCCGGTCAAATT contains the following coding sequences:
- a CDS encoding alpha/beta hydrolase, whose amino-acid sequence is MMRNISFILLFLVFIPQIVISQEMEIPVGRIVDSIPTADSTSASFALYLPQDFNEEKEFPVIFVFDAKGRGRASTQLFRTVAEQQSYIIAAFNLDLQQDSLKNNIEKVAPFINQVDGMLSIDKKQVYVAGLSEGGQLAAALPLIYNNIAGVLAVENAWMNTEYLNANNKFMFSAIACDSNNSMFILEQINDYLDSKNYPTEMNFYSCDKDVEWPNADMIQNAVAGFTLNAIRENKRPKDLDLVKELFDVEVEYAEVLRRKRNYYQAFEKLKQIEDKYDDLGFDVDLRDQIKNIRRNKAFREQRREYRNVVSAEEAKQEEFLYYMENDVVTSNFENIGWWAAQVEGLQENEEKLNGARQKMASRLQGFLDNLSKNYYDGYVNSEANSRSKVFVSILRTIFDKKDPEAYLNIIKIAGHDGDHETALLYLEDLLKTGFDNMEALYDIEGILDLKLSKEYNAKIREYLGEAKYYAAES
- a CDS encoding MarC family protein, with product MENIWLYAIGAFTAFFAINNPVGNIPIFLSLTKQADGKRKRFISKKATFTAFVIVTGFVLLGKYIFQLFGLTIPAFKITGGILVFFVGFEMIRAQQSSIDNQTEVDFNEGISISPLAIPILAGPGTIVTAVNYTTTASYMDMGIIVAMFGLIMFLNHLAFISSEYLVRFIGQNKIIVIEKIMGLIIAIIGTNMLIEGVKLAFF
- a CDS encoding Lrp/AsnC family transcriptional regulator, producing the protein MQVDDLSWAILTRLQQNARYSFAKIGREIGLSSPAVAERVKKMEDAGIIKGYKTQISYHKTGHQLKAIITLRAFMGRLKPFLEKVKEFKEVNNCYRITGNENIIMEVVLRDQSHLEEFIDKLITYGETKTHIVLSQVVEFAPIDRNRRKLF
- a CDS encoding methylmalonyl-CoA mutase family protein, producing the protein MEQQKPYTPKNKIRIVTAASLFDGHDAAINIMRRIIQSTGVEVIHLGHDRSVDEVVNCAIQEDAQAIAMTSYQGGHTEYFKYMHDLLQEKNAGHIAIFGGGGGVILPEEIKELMDYGITRIYSPDDGREMGLQGMINDMVKRVDTETRDLVEEKSVAEDLKNKNVNTISRLISLAENKHDSFLKHFEPLREDTDKSEIPVLGITGTGGSGKSSLVDELVRRFLGDFPEKNIGIISVDPSKRKTGGALLGDRIRMNAINNKHVYMRSLATRQSNLALSKHVAEAVEVLKAAEFDLIILETSGIGQSDTEIMDHSDVALYVMTPEFGAATQLEKIDMLDFADLVAINKFDKRGAQDALRDVKKQYQRNHQLWHEDAEKLPVFGTIASQFNDPGMNTLYRQIMDKIAEKTKADLNSTFEISAEMSEKIFVIPPKRTRYLSEIAENNRSYDEKAANQAEVAQKLYGVFKTIESVSSLEMTNNQSKYLEKHGINQEEINEFAEDSQKDFLKLLFAEFDRVKMDLDPYNWEVIQSWQEKVNKYVEPVYSFKVRDKEIKIDTHTESLSHTQIPKVSLPKYKAWGDILKWCLQENVPGEFPYTAGLYPFKRQGEDPTRMFAGEGGPERTNRRFHYVSMGLPAKRLSTAFDSVTLYGNDPDERPDIYGKIGNSGVSICCLDDAKKLYSGFDLADAMTSVSMTINGPAPMLLGFFMNAAIDQQCEKYIKENGLEDKVEAKYKELYDDRDLDRPVYRGDLPEGNNGLGLMLLGLTGDQVLPAEVYEDIKEKTISVVRGTVQADILKEDQAQNTCIFSTEFALRLMGDVQEHFIKEKVRNFYSVSISGYHIAEAGANPITQLAFTLANGFTYVEYYLSRGMDINKFGPNLSFFFSNGIDPEYAVIGRVARKIWSKALKHKYGANPRAQMLKYHIQTSGRSLHAQEIDFNDIRTTLQALYAIYDNCNSLHTNAYDEAITTPTEASVRRAMAIQLIINKELGLAKNENPIQGSFIIEELTDLVEEAVLTEFDRITERGGVLGAMETMYQRGKIQEESLHYETLKHNGDYPIIGVNTFLSSTGSPTVTPGEVIRATEEEKQHQLKTLSTLHKAKEDSAEAALEKIKEASIKNENIFKELMEATKVCSLGQITQAMFEVGGQYRRNM